One genomic window of Oncorhynchus clarkii lewisi isolate Uvic-CL-2024 chromosome 5, UVic_Ocla_1.0, whole genome shotgun sequence includes the following:
- the LOC139408457 gene encoding E3 ubiquitin-protein ligase ARK2C-like isoform X2, giving the protein MVLVHVGYLVLPVFGSVRNRGAQFTRHQHSHATSCRHFHLGAPQAPISAEFPLGHTSQPPQTGLAPHQPPAPHHPPPLPAPPQFQDVTGPPFLPQALHQQYLIQQQLLEAQHRRILPHSRRTLERAPLNPHRLRSGYDYSPPLHIPQPISQQPRYLAEGTDWDLSVDAGLSHQQYQLQQLPQHYQHYLAASPRMHHFPRNTSSAQVVVHEIRNYPYPQLHLLALQGLNPSRHASAVRESYELLQLEDRLGSVSRGAVQTTIERFTFPHKYKKRKPLDMKIGEEGEETDVDEKCTICLSMLEEAEDVRRLPCMHLFHQGCVDQWLATSRKCPICRVDIETQLHPDS; this is encoded by the exons ATGGTGTTAGTACATGTCGGATATTTGGTTCTTCCCGTATTTGGCTCTGTAAGAAATAGAG GGGCACAATTCACCAGGCATCAGCACAGCCATGCTACCTCATGCCGACACTTCCACCTAGGGGCCCCTCAGGCGCCCATCTCAGCTGAGTTCCCCTTGGGTCACACCAGCCAACCCCCCCAGACTGGCCTGGCCCCTCACCAGCCCCCGGCCCCCCACCACCCACCGCCCCTGCCGGCCCCCCCTCAGTTCCAGGACGTTACTGGGCCTCCGTTCCTACCTCAGGCCTTACACCAGCAATACCTCATCCAGCAGCAGCTTCTAGAGGCGCAGCACCGCAGGATCCTCCCACACTCCAG ACGAACTCTGGAGCGTGCTCCTCTGAACCCTCACAGACTTCGCTCAGGGTACgactactcccctcccctccatatcccccaGCCAATCAGCCAGCAGCCGCGCTACCTGGCCGAGGGCACAGACTG GGACCTTAGTGTGGACGCTGGCCTCTCTCACCAACAGTACCAGCTCCAGCAGCTTCCACAGCACTATCAGCATTACCTGGCGGCATCCCCCAGAATGCACCACTTTCCCAGGAACACCTCGTCTGCACAAGTG GTTGTGCATGAGATTAGAAACTACCCGTACCCCCAGCTTCACCTGTTGGCTCTGCAGGGCCTCAACCCCTCACGTCACGCTTCCGCTGTACGAGAGAGCTATGAG CTGTTGCAGCTTGAAGACAGGTTGGGAAGTGTCAGTAGGGGAGCGGTTCAGACCACCATAGAGAGATTCACCTTCCCACACAAATACAAGAAG AGGAAGCCTCTGGATATGAAGATTGGCGAGGAGGGCGAGGAGACTGATGTGGATGAGAAATGTACCATCTGCCTGTCGATGCTAGAGGAGGCAGAGGACGTCAG GCGTTTACCCTGCATGCACCTCTTCCACCAGGGCTGTGTGGATCAGTGGCTGGCGACCAGCAGGAAGTGTCCAATCTGCCGCGTGGACATCGAGACGCAGctccacccagacagctga
- the LOC139408457 gene encoding E3 ubiquitin-protein ligase ARK2C-like isoform X1 → MVLVHVGYLVLPVFGSVRNRGAQFTRHQHSHATSCRHFHLGAPQAPISAEFPLGHTSQPPQTGLAPHQPPAPHHPPPLPAPPQFQDVTGPPFLPQALHQQYLIQQQLLEAQHRRILPHSRRTLERAPLNPHRLRSGYDYSPPLHIPQPISQQPRYLAEGTDWDLSVDAGLSHQQYQLQQLPQHYQHYLAASPRMHHFPRNTSSAQVVVHEIRNYPYPQLHLLALQGLNPSRHASAVRESYEELLQLEDRLGSVSRGAVQTTIERFTFPHKYKKRKPLDMKIGEEGEETDVDEKCTICLSMLEEAEDVRRLPCMHLFHQGCVDQWLATSRKCPICRVDIETQLHPDS, encoded by the exons ATGGTGTTAGTACATGTCGGATATTTGGTTCTTCCCGTATTTGGCTCTGTAAGAAATAGAG GGGCACAATTCACCAGGCATCAGCACAGCCATGCTACCTCATGCCGACACTTCCACCTAGGGGCCCCTCAGGCGCCCATCTCAGCTGAGTTCCCCTTGGGTCACACCAGCCAACCCCCCCAGACTGGCCTGGCCCCTCACCAGCCCCCGGCCCCCCACCACCCACCGCCCCTGCCGGCCCCCCCTCAGTTCCAGGACGTTACTGGGCCTCCGTTCCTACCTCAGGCCTTACACCAGCAATACCTCATCCAGCAGCAGCTTCTAGAGGCGCAGCACCGCAGGATCCTCCCACACTCCAG ACGAACTCTGGAGCGTGCTCCTCTGAACCCTCACAGACTTCGCTCAGGGTACgactactcccctcccctccatatcccccaGCCAATCAGCCAGCAGCCGCGCTACCTGGCCGAGGGCACAGACTG GGACCTTAGTGTGGACGCTGGCCTCTCTCACCAACAGTACCAGCTCCAGCAGCTTCCACAGCACTATCAGCATTACCTGGCGGCATCCCCCAGAATGCACCACTTTCCCAGGAACACCTCGTCTGCACAAGTG GTTGTGCATGAGATTAGAAACTACCCGTACCCCCAGCTTCACCTGTTGGCTCTGCAGGGCCTCAACCCCTCACGTCACGCTTCCGCTGTACGAGAGAGCTATGAG GAGCTGTTGCAGCTTGAAGACAGGTTGGGAAGTGTCAGTAGGGGAGCGGTTCAGACCACCATAGAGAGATTCACCTTCCCACACAAATACAAGAAG AGGAAGCCTCTGGATATGAAGATTGGCGAGGAGGGCGAGGAGACTGATGTGGATGAGAAATGTACCATCTGCCTGTCGATGCTAGAGGAGGCAGAGGACGTCAG GCGTTTACCCTGCATGCACCTCTTCCACCAGGGCTGTGTGGATCAGTGGCTGGCGACCAGCAGGAAGTGTCCAATCTGCCGCGTGGACATCGAGACGCAGctccacccagacagctga